The following proteins are encoded in a genomic region of Glycine max cultivar Williams 82 chromosome 18, Glycine_max_v4.0, whole genome shotgun sequence:
- the LOC100775946 gene encoding putative pentatricopeptide repeat-containing protein At3g25970, with protein MKRLHSLTLLGLIATHCRAIKLGSIADPYTANNLITSYAKCTELNSAHQVFDEMPHRDTVSWNAIISAFASSGDLDTTWQLLGAMRRSTHAFDSRTFGSILKGVAYVGKLKLGQQLHSVMLKVGLSENVFSGSALLDMYAKCGRVDDGYVVFQSMPERNYVSWNTLVASYSRVGDCDMAFWVLSCMELEGVEIDDGTVSPLLTLLDNAMFYKLTMQLHCKIVKHGLELFNTVCNATITAYSECCSLQDAERVFDGAVLCRDLVTWNSMLGAYLMHEKEDLAFKVFLDMQNFGFEPDAYTYTGIVGACSVQEHKTCGKCLHGLVIKRGLDNSVPVSNALISMYIRFNDRCMEDALRIFFSMDLKDCCTWNSILAGYVQVGLSEDALRLFLQMRCLVIEIDHYTFSAVIRSCSDLATLQLGQQFHVLALKVGFDTNSYVGSSLIFMYSKCGIIEDARKSFEATSKDNAIVWNSIIFGYAQHGQGNIALDLFYMMKERKVKLDHITFVAVLTACSHNGLVEEGCNFIESMESDFGIPPRQEHYACAIDLYGRAGHLKKATALVETMPFEPDAMVLKTLLGACRFCGDIELASQIAKILLELEPEEHCTYVILSEMYGRFKMWGEKASVTRMMRERGVKKVPGWSWIEVKNNVHAFNAEDHSHPQCEEIYILLQQLNEGIKLFDNFVDQMLLQSLDNLDVYDDQKFL; from the coding sequence ATGAAGAGGTTGCACTCCCTCACTTTGCTTGGCCTCATAGCAACCCATTGCCGAGCAATCAAGTTAGGCTCCATCGCAGATCCTTACACTGCCAACAACCTCATAACTTCGTATGCAAAATGCACCGAGTTAAATTCTGCTCACCAAGTGTTCGACGAAATGCCCCACAGAGACACCGTGTCTTGGAATGCCATAATTTCCGCTTTTGCAAGTTCCGGTGACCTGGACACCACATGGCAACTCCTCGGTGCCATGAGAAGGTCTACACATGCATTTGACAGCCGCACATTTGGAAGCATTCTCAAGGGTGTTGCCTATGTTGGCAAGCTCAAGCTAGGGCAACAACTTCATTCTGTTATGCTCAAGGTGGGGCTATCAGAAAACGTGTTTTCTGGTAGTGCCCTCTTGGATATGTATGCCAAGTGTGGGAGAGTTGACGATGGATATGTTGTGTTCCAGAGCATGCCAGAGCGCAATTATGTGTCGTGGAATACACTTGTTGCCAGTTATTCTCGAGTTGGTGATTGTGACATGGCATTTTGGGTGCTAAGTTGTATGGAGCTTGAAGGTGTAGAGATTGATGATGGCACAGTGTCTCCACTTTTAACATTGCTTGATAATGCCATGTTTTATAAGTTGACAATGCAGTTGCATTGTAAAATTGTGAAACATGGGCTGGAATTGTTTAACACTGTCTGCAATGCCACTATCACGGCATATTCAGAGTGCTGCTCTTTGCAAGATGCTGAGAGAGTATTTGATGGTGCTGTGTTGTGTCGTGATCTGGTTACATGGAATTCCATGCTTGGTGCTTACTTGATGCATGAGAAAGAAGATCTTGCATTTAAAGTTTTCCTTGATATGCAGAATTTTGGGTTTGAGCCTGATGCTTATACTTACACTGGGATTGTCGGTGCTTGTTCTGTGCAAGAGCATAAAACCTGTGGAAAATGTTTACATGGGTTGGTGATAAAAAGGGGTCTTGACAATTCTGTGCCAGTTTCCAATGCTTTGATTTCCATGTATATCAGATTTAATGATAGGTGCATGGAAGATGCATTAAGAATCTTCTTTTCCATGGATCTCAAAGATTGTTGCACTTGGAACTCCATTTTGGCAGGATATGTACAAGTTGGTTTGAGTGAAGATGCCTTGAGGTTATTTTTACAGATGAGATGTCTGGTCATAGAAATTGACCACTATACTTTTTCAGCTGTCATAAGATCATGCTCAGATTTAGCAACTTTACAGTTAGGTCAACAATTTCATGTCTTAGCACTTAAAGTAGGTTTTGATACCAATAGTTATGTCGGGAGTTCGTTGATCTTCATGTATTCTAAATGTGGGATCATAGAAGATGCTAGGAAATCTTTTGAAGCAACTTCCAAAGACAATGCAATTGTTTGGAATTCAATCATCTTTGGGTATGCACAACATGGACAAGGAAACATTGCACTTGACCTCTTTTAcatgatgaaagagagaaaggtGAAACTTGATCATATAACCTTTGTTGCAGTTCTAACTGCATGTAGTCATAATGGGCTGGTAGAAGAAGGCTGCAACTTTATAGAGTCTATGGAGTCTGATTTTGGTATTCCACCACGACAGGAGCACTATGCTTGTGCAATTGATCTCTATGGTAGGGCAGGGCATCTTAAGAAGGCAACAGCTTTGGTTGAAACAATGCCTTTTGAACCTGATGCAATGGTGTTGAAAACTTTATTAGGTGCTTGTAGATTTTGTGGTGATATTGAATTGGCTAGTCAAATAGCAAAAATTTTGTTAGAGCTGGAGCCTGAGGAGCACTGCACATATGTTATACTCTCTGAAATGTATGGGCGCTTCAAGATGTGGGGTGAGAAGGCTAGTGTAACAAGGATGATGCGAGAAAGGGGAGTGAAAAAGGTTCCAGGTTGGAGTTGGATAGAAGTGAAAAATAATGTGCATGCTTTCAACGCTGAAGATCATTCCCATCCCCAATGTGAAGAGATATACATACTACTACAACAACTAAATGAGGGAATTaagttatttgataattttgtcGATCAAATGTTACTGCAAAGTTTAGATAATCTAGATGTTTATGATGATCAAAAGTTCTTATGA